Proteins co-encoded in one Halococcoides cellulosivorans genomic window:
- a CDS encoding S8 family serine peptidase — translation MTSRALLGALVVALLVGSSGVAGAVPLDDGQSPIDRSVSDRTLGNQTAPVDDGGADGPLSSSDEQAIAPPLRDANGTVEVIVRVEPDSRHGGQASISHLKSRAEQARRPVEQFAATQSGITVDRTFWLSQALLVTVDTDRLPLDRLAGVPGVTAIHPNVRVPVTGAAGTQSVRPVPGATQRQPDGIAPRPDGVGPTESRALAATGRPNGSATGGLELINATAAWQSYDQRGGNATVAVLDTGVDPTAHPDLEPQAWSEFAMDGGHVPSEPYDPHGHGTHTSGTAVGATTPNGTHYGVAPNATLYHGKVATGSGSASYASVIAGMEWAIEQRPRPDAISLSLGLSARGLFIEPVQRARAAGTVVVVSSGNSGVGTSGSPASIYPSLSVGAVDDTGRVTDFSSGRRVQTSRTWGLYAPDDWPDEYVVPDVVAPGYEVYSAVPSGYGRMSGTSMAAPHVAGAVALLRSEHPDLTVAGVQYRLESTAEQYHGNGTVNRRAGHGVIDLTAALEPRSETVSGVVHIDGRPADNVTVRAAGYTTTTDESGAYSVRVPAGAVTVSADQFGWERASETVDSAERTRVNLSITERSPAIALSSGPDQYASPNETITTRVRVASAEELTPVVHGDPISESAGLGLSVAGQSVRPNETVGLPENASTVDVTMRPDAGYVGEVGLTLVASDGTARSNWTVGPLRIHPDPIVVPDDVGSENLQSALNIAGTGTTVRFENDERMTIPVTPNASAESTQAGPVFDTGLAVVRPMTITASPDAAPLRFVSRTRGSSTAIATIASSPQVTITNLTIEGNVTTGIANEGPSVTVRNTTVRDVTTGFRHYPLFYSLGGADAAGGSITDSQFENVSLGVDTYGPMRSISNTTVRDARTGYWLFSNGVSVRNASADVSQIGAIVQGSNVSVRDLDVDVENSSRPSRSPSGLAELRPRGLFLVTDGTVRDVDVRVDDPTAVSGIQIVESKATVSAATVRGAGVDIESVRGTTITDLTVQDAPEGLRVGAYNGSSAALPETTRNVSVSGATVSGADRAIAIENGSEATIDDARVTNGSISFGAVDPSTATVRNLSVRGSASIAASGRNVTVRRTTPPALPDDRERVSPALRATERGPSATLDLGVRDTGPIGAVDLTTLALSRYASGGWTATAAADDDRRAAADDVALPGTYALLGEPSEGLQVTAIDLPDRARPGERVRLGATVENAGATTVTDEIRYSADGVERNSTTIALAPNETRTVGLSWVVPANATLGAHTQRIAAGGSGLTAPLTVEAPTGRIAGRVLGDRDDHAVANATVAVEGPQGRTVSTNATGAFAVDGLLPDRSYTLTVERAGYTTESRTVGGNESAIVRLRQRARYLGLSAVDIGSADGSVTATATVTNLGRADWTAPIELSVDDRVVASRSITLAPGQRRTITVRHAVDAGEHTVGLASANESVATSLAVQSAPATDDSGGGGVAVDDRIEITTEAPTDAVRTPVPTTATPTTTSAPDPTATSTPETESTTDAGGAGPADGGLPLGPISALVGVLAFVAAALVVRRV, via the coding sequence ATGACATCGAGAGCCCTCCTGGGCGCGCTCGTCGTGGCCCTGCTCGTCGGTTCGAGCGGGGTCGCGGGGGCGGTGCCCCTCGACGATGGACAGTCACCGATCGATCGGTCGGTCTCCGATCGAACCCTCGGAAACCAGACCGCTCCCGTCGACGACGGCGGGGCGGACGGTCCCCTCTCGTCCAGCGACGAGCAAGCGATCGCCCCTCCGCTTCGGGACGCCAACGGGACCGTCGAGGTGATCGTCCGGGTCGAACCGGACTCACGACACGGCGGTCAGGCGTCGATCTCACACCTCAAATCCCGGGCCGAGCAGGCCCGTCGCCCGGTCGAGCAGTTTGCAGCGACGCAATCCGGGATCACCGTCGATCGGACGTTCTGGCTGAGCCAGGCGCTGCTCGTCACGGTCGACACCGACCGTCTGCCGCTCGACCGTCTCGCCGGGGTTCCGGGCGTCACGGCCATCCACCCGAACGTCCGCGTTCCGGTCACGGGGGCCGCGGGGACTCAGAGCGTTCGGCCGGTCCCGGGGGCGACACAGCGCCAGCCAGACGGAATCGCGCCGCGCCCGGACGGCGTCGGGCCGACTGAATCGCGTGCGCTCGCGGCTACTGGGCGTCCGAACGGCTCTGCGACGGGTGGCCTGGAACTGATCAACGCCACCGCCGCCTGGCAGTCGTACGACCAGCGCGGCGGGAACGCGACCGTCGCCGTCCTCGACACCGGTGTCGATCCGACGGCCCATCCGGACCTCGAACCGCAGGCCTGGTCCGAGTTCGCGATGGACGGGGGCCACGTCCCCTCGGAGCCCTACGATCCCCACGGCCACGGCACGCACACGAGCGGCACGGCCGTCGGGGCGACGACACCCAACGGTACCCACTACGGCGTCGCGCCGAACGCGACACTGTATCACGGGAAGGTCGCCACCGGGAGTGGATCCGCGTCCTACGCGTCGGTGATCGCCGGCATGGAGTGGGCGATCGAACAGCGGCCCCGGCCGGACGCCATCTCGCTGAGTCTCGGGCTCTCGGCTCGGGGGCTGTTCATCGAACCCGTCCAGCGGGCGCGTGCGGCCGGCACGGTCGTCGTCGTCTCCAGCGGGAATTCGGGCGTCGGAACGTCCGGATCGCCAGCGTCGATCTATCCGTCGCTGTCGGTCGGTGCCGTCGACGACACCGGCCGCGTGACTGACTTTTCGAGTGGGCGGCGCGTCCAGACGTCGCGCACGTGGGGCCTGTACGCGCCCGACGACTGGCCCGACGAGTACGTCGTGCCGGACGTCGTCGCACCGGGGTACGAGGTCTACAGCGCGGTTCCGAGCGGCTACGGGCGGATGTCCGGGACCAGCATGGCCGCCCCCCACGTCGCCGGAGCGGTCGCTCTGCTCCGCTCGGAACACCCCGACCTGACGGTGGCCGGCGTCCAATATCGCCTCGAATCGACCGCCGAGCAGTATCACGGCAACGGTACCGTCAACCGGCGGGCCGGGCACGGCGTAATCGACCTCACGGCGGCGCTGGAGCCCCGATCCGAGACCGTGAGCGGCGTCGTCCACATCGACGGTCGTCCGGCGGACAACGTCACCGTCCGGGCGGCGGGATACACGACGACGACCGACGAGAGCGGGGCCTACTCGGTTCGGGTCCCCGCCGGCGCGGTCACCGTCTCGGCCGACCAGTTCGGGTGGGAACGCGCCAGTGAGACCGTCGACTCGGCCGAGCGGACGCGTGTGAACCTCTCGATCACCGAGCGGTCGCCCGCCATCGCGTTGTCGTCCGGGCCCGATCAGTACGCGTCCCCGAACGAGACCATCACCACGCGCGTCCGCGTGGCGAGCGCCGAGGAACTCACGCCGGTCGTCCACGGCGACCCGATCTCCGAGTCGGCGGGCCTCGGTCTGTCGGTGGCGGGCCAGTCGGTCCGCCCGAACGAGACCGTCGGACTGCCCGAGAACGCGTCGACGGTCGACGTCACGATGCGGCCCGACGCGGGCTACGTGGGGGAGGTTGGCCTGACACTCGTCGCCAGCGACGGGACTGCGAGATCGAACTGGACGGTCGGCCCGCTCCGGATTCACCCCGATCCGATCGTCGTCCCGGACGACGTCGGCTCCGAGAACCTCCAGTCGGCGCTGAACATTGCCGGGACGGGCACCACGGTCCGGTTCGAGAACGACGAGCGGATGACGATCCCCGTCACGCCGAACGCGTCGGCCGAATCGACACAGGCCGGGCCCGTGTTCGACACCGGACTCGCCGTGGTGCGGCCGATGACGATCACCGCGAGTCCCGACGCGGCCCCGCTGCGCTTCGTCAGTCGGACGCGCGGGAGTTCGACCGCCATCGCGACCATCGCGAGCAGTCCCCAGGTGACGATCACGAACCTCACGATCGAGGGGAACGTGACGACGGGCATCGCCAACGAGGGCCCGAGCGTGACCGTCCGGAACACCACGGTTCGTGACGTCACCACTGGATTCCGACACTACCCGCTGTTCTACTCGCTCGGTGGGGCCGACGCGGCGGGCGGGTCGATCACGGACTCGCAGTTCGAGAACGTCTCTTTGGGGGTGGATACCTACGGACCGATGCGATCGATCTCCAACACGACCGTTCGGGACGCGAGGACCGGCTACTGGCTCTTTTCGAACGGTGTCAGCGTTCGGAACGCCTCGGCCGACGTGTCTCAGATCGGCGCTATCGTCCAGGGGTCGAACGTGTCCGTCCGTGACCTCGATGTCGACGTCGAGAACTCGTCTCGACCCTCTCGGTCGCCGTCTGGACTGGCCGAACTCCGGCCACGCGGACTGTTTCTCGTCACGGACGGGACGGTGCGCGACGTCGACGTGCGTGTCGACGACCCCACCGCCGTGTCGGGCATCCAGATCGTCGAGTCGAAGGCCACCGTCTCCGCGGCGACGGTCCGGGGCGCCGGCGTCGACATCGAGTCGGTCCGCGGGACCACGATCACCGATCTGACCGTTCAGGACGCTCCGGAGGGCCTTCGTGTCGGAGCGTACAACGGCTCCTCGGCAGCCCTCCCCGAGACGACGCGGAACGTCTCGGTCTCGGGAGCGACCGTCTCCGGGGCCGACCGGGCGATCGCGATCGAGAACGGCAGCGAGGCCACGATCGACGACGCTCGGGTGACCAACGGGTCGATCTCCTTCGGCGCGGTCGATCCGTCGACGGCGACCGTTCGGAATCTCTCGGTCCGCGGGTCGGCCAGTATCGCCGCGAGCGGCCGGAACGTGACCGTTCGGCGGACGACGCCGCCGGCCCTGCCCGACGACCGCGAGCGTGTCAGTCCCGCGCTCCGCGCGACCGAGCGGGGGCCGTCGGCCACACTCGACCTCGGCGTTCGAGACACCGGGCCGATCGGGGCCGTGGATCTCACGACGCTCGCCCTCTCGCGCTACGCGTCGGGGGGCTGGACCGCGACGGCCGCTGCCGACGACGACCGCCGGGCCGCGGCCGACGACGTCGCGTTGCCGGGCACCTACGCACTCCTCGGTGAGCCATCCGAGGGCCTCCAGGTCACCGCGATCGATCTGCCAGATCGGGCCCGGCCTGGCGAGCGCGTGCGGCTCGGCGCCACGGTCGAGAACGCCGGCGCGACGACCGTGACCGACGAGATCCGGTACTCGGCCGACGGTGTCGAGCGCAATTCGACGACGATTGCACTCGCTCCGAACGAGACGCGAACGGTCGGACTCTCCTGGGTTGTCCCCGCGAACGCGACGCTGGGCGCTCACACCCAGCGGATCGCCGCCGGTGGCAGTGGCCTCACAGCCCCCCTCACCGTCGAGGCACCGACGGGTCGGATCGCGGGTCGCGTGCTCGGGGACCGCGACGACCACGCCGTCGCGAACGCGACGGTCGCCGTCGAAGGCCCCCAGGGCCGGACCGTCTCGACGAACGCGACCGGTGCGTTCGCCGTCGACGGCCTGCTGCCCGATCGGTCGTACACGCTCACCGTCGAGCGAGCGGGCTACACGACCGAATCGCGCACCGTCGGGGGCAACGAAAGCGCGATCGTTCGGCTCCGCCAGCGCGCGCGGTATCTGGGCCTCTCTGCGGTCGACATCGGGTCGGCCGATGGCTCGGTGACGGCCACCGCGACGGTGACGAATCTGGGCCGTGCGGACTGGACCGCGCCGATCGAACTGTCCGTCGACGACCGCGTCGTCGCCTCTCGATCGATCACACTCGCACCGGGGCAGCGTCGGACGATCACCGTTCGACACGCGGTCGACGCCGGTGAGCATACCGTCGGCCTCGCGAGCGCGAACGAGTCGGTCGCGACCTCGCTCGCCGTCCAGTCCGCGCCCGCGACCGACGACTCGGGCGGTGGTGGCGTCGCGGTCGACGACCGCATCGAGATCACCACGGAGGCACCGACGGACGCGGTCCGCACGCCGGTCCCGACCACCGCGACGCCCACCACCACGAGTGCGCCCGATCCGACGGCGACGTCGACCCCGGAGACGGAGAGCACGACCGACGCGGGTGGTGCTGGCCCCGCCGACGGCGGCCTCCCGCTCGGCCCGATCAGTGCGCTCGTCGGCGTCCTCGCGTTCGTCGCGGCGGCACTCGTCGTGCGCCGCGTCTGA
- the thsA gene encoding thermosome subunit alpha, whose protein sequence is MGNQPLIVLSEDSQRTSGKDAQSMNISAGKAVAESVRTTLGPKGMDKMLVDDAGNVVVTNDGVTILDEMDIEHPAANMVVEVAQTQEDEVGDGTTTAVVISGELLSKAEDLLDQDIHATILAQGYREAANEAREILNDMAIDVDASDTDTLERIASTAMTGKGAESAKDTLSELVVRAVQAVADGDTVKTDNVSLKTVVGGSIDESELVEGVLLDKERVHENMPFMVEDADVAVLDTAIEVRETELDAEVNVTDPDQLQDFLDREEEQLREMVDAVDAAGADVVFCQKGIDDMAQHFLAEKGIFAARRVKKSDTESVARATGARIISNVEDLTADDLGSAGTVAQRPVGGDDHIFVEDIEDAKAVTMLLRGGTEHVVDEVERAIEDALGVVSVTLEDGKVVPGGGAPEAELTLGLRDYADSVGGREQLAVEAFADAIDVVPRTLAENAGLDPIDSLVELRSAHDGGDTTVGLDAYTGDIVDMEEDGVVEPLRVKTQAVESAMEAAVMILRIDDVIAAGDLKGGQTGDDDDEGGPGAGGPGGMGGGMGGMGGMGGMGGMGGAM, encoded by the coding sequence ATGGGAAACCAGCCGCTCATCGTTCTTTCCGAGGACAGCCAGCGAACGTCCGGCAAGGACGCTCAGTCGATGAACATCTCCGCGGGCAAGGCCGTCGCGGAGTCCGTGCGGACCACACTCGGTCCGAAGGGCATGGACAAGATGCTCGTCGACGACGCGGGCAACGTCGTCGTCACGAACGACGGCGTGACCATCCTCGACGAGATGGACATCGAGCACCCGGCCGCGAACATGGTCGTCGAGGTCGCCCAGACCCAGGAAGACGAGGTCGGTGACGGCACGACCACCGCCGTCGTCATCTCGGGCGAACTCCTCTCGAAAGCGGAAGACCTCCTCGACCAGGACATTCACGCGACGATCCTCGCCCAGGGGTACCGCGAGGCCGCCAACGAGGCCCGCGAGATCCTCAACGACATGGCGATCGACGTGGACGCGAGCGACACCGACACCCTCGAACGCATCGCCTCGACGGCGATGACGGGCAAGGGTGCCGAGAGCGCGAAGGACACGCTCTCGGAACTCGTCGTGCGCGCCGTGCAGGCCGTGGCCGACGGCGACACCGTCAAGACCGACAACGTCAGCCTCAAGACGGTCGTCGGCGGGTCGATCGACGAGTCCGAACTCGTCGAGGGCGTCCTCCTGGACAAGGAGCGCGTCCACGAGAACATGCCGTTCATGGTCGAGGACGCCGACGTGGCCGTGCTCGACACGGCGATCGAGGTTCGCGAGACCGAACTCGACGCCGAAGTGAACGTCACCGACCCCGACCAGCTTCAGGACTTCCTCGACCGCGAGGAAGAGCAGCTCCGCGAGATGGTCGACGCAGTCGACGCCGCGGGCGCGGACGTCGTCTTCTGCCAGAAAGGCATCGACGACATGGCCCAGCACTTCCTCGCGGAGAAGGGCATCTTCGCCGCCCGCCGCGTGAAGAAATCCGACACCGAGTCGGTCGCCCGCGCGACGGGCGCACGCATCATCTCGAACGTCGAAGACCTCACCGCCGACGACCTGGGGTCGGCCGGCACGGTCGCTCAGCGCCCGGTCGGCGGCGACGACCACATCTTCGTGGAGGACATCGAGGACGCCAAGGCGGTCACGATGTTGCTGCGGGGCGGCACCGAGCACGTCGTCGACGAGGTCGAGCGTGCCATCGAGGACGCCCTCGGCGTCGTCTCCGTCACGCTCGAAGACGGGAAAGTCGTCCCTGGCGGCGGCGCTCCCGAGGCAGAGCTCACGCTCGGACTGCGTGATTACGCCGACTCCGTGGGTGGGCGCGAACAGCTCGCCGTCGAGGCGTTCGCGGACGCCATCGACGTCGTGCCGCGCACGCTCGCAGAGAACGCTGGCCTCGACCCGATCGACTCGCTGGTCGAACTCCGCAGTGCCCACGACGGCGGCGACACCACGGTCGGGCTGGACGCCTACACCGGCGACATCGTCGACATGGAAGAAGACGGCGTCGTCGAGCCGCTCCGCGTGAAGACCCAGGCCGTCGAGAGCGCGATGGAGGCCGCCGTGATGATCCTCCGCATCGACGACGTGATCGCCGCGGGCGACCTCAAGGGTGGCCAGACCGGCGACGACGATGACGAGGGCGGACCCGGTGCCGGCGGCCCTGGCGGTATGGGCGGCGGCATGGGCGGTATGGGCGGCATGGGCGGTATGGGTGGCATGGGCGGTGCGATGTAA
- the tnpA gene encoding IS200/IS605 family transposase → MEYHLQTGSHTVYALQYHFVTATKYRADILTDERLERVAEIAHDIADDFEADITNVDGGTDHVHILFRTKPTTDLTKFINSLKGVTSRRIRQEYPEVKQTLEDAFWQPGYFLATTGQVSIDVLMDYVNDQ, encoded by the coding sequence ATGGAGTATCATCTGCAAACCGGGTCGCACACAGTGTACGCGCTTCAGTATCATTTCGTGACTGCTACGAAGTACCGTGCCGATATTCTCACGGATGAGCGGCTGGAGCGTGTCGCTGAAATTGCCCACGATATTGCAGACGACTTCGAGGCCGACATCACAAACGTGGACGGCGGTACCGACCACGTTCACATTTTGTTTCGGACCAAACCAACCACAGACCTCACGAAGTTCATCAACTCGCTCAAGGGTGTCACATCCCGCCGGATTCGGCAGGAGTACCCCGAGGTGAAACAGACGCTCGAAGATGCGTTCTGGCAACCGGGATATTTCCTCGCCACGACCGGTCAAGTGAGCATCGACGTGCTGATGGACTACGTGAACGACCAGTAG